The sequence AGATGACATTGATGCAGAAGCTTGCACACACAATTGAAGAATATAGATACAcaaacttcaaacttcaaacttcaaaagaGCATGGCTTAAACCCAATAGTTAAAACTCATAAAAGACTATCTCACTCTGAATTTTACTGCAAATgattttcatcaaaataaaaaattggagaaaACCCAGTAgctaaaagcaaaagaaaacaagTACGAAAGCTTTGAATTTTTGGAGGACAAAGATGATTGACAAATAGTATaactaaaaactaataaaagtgAAAGAGTGTATATTAGGACTGACATGTCTTTAACGGCAAAGGTGAGTGCACTCAAAGGAAGCTCATGGGCTGATGGGCCTGGTTGTAGAACGAACTTCTCCATGAATGCACCATAGTCTGAATCTTTTGCCATGTCTGagttctctctctgtctctgtctctctctcatctttttaAAGTGGAAAATGTTGCTAAGTAATTATAATGGAGTAGAATTTTTTATGTTaacttataatataaaattaaaagggtAAAATATAGTAAGCATTGTGAGGTTTGGACTAATGTGGTCCAAAACTGATTAATTTAGTTCCTAAACTCTActtagagcattagtattgggtCTCTCATACGTCATATGTAGGTGAAATTTAGCAGTAAAGTCTGAAAAATCCACGTTACCCCGTCttgcaattgcaaaaaaaatttcaatggtGCTACAATTCTATCCTAAATGTAGGATGACACTATAGCAAAAATTGTAtaatgtttattatattttattgggTAGGATGGCACTCTAGCATTGTAGCAAgtttgaattatattattttattgggtagtatataattattttaataaattgaatagaaaaataaaagttggatgTTAGAtgtgttgtaaaatagtatgaTATAAATGATAGAGTAGATTTTGAGAcgataaaataaatttttttgtaaaaatcgGATATGAATGCTCTTAGTCGCTCAATCATtactcattttctcttctttctcacaGTGATTAGAGATCAAATTTGTCAGTTTTAAAAAGTCTTAAATTTGACTGGCATTAACTCAAATACCAAAGATATTAACTGTATTTTACTATAATTAAAAAGTTTGTTAAACTAAAATCTACCTCATTTCAAATCTTCTTCATTTAGTTATTTCCTTGTTAGATTGGATTTTACAAATATAATAGTGTACAGTCTCCAATACATACGGGATACAACAGTTACACTTAAGAACATTGGTAAGAATCATTTTAATACGTTGATAATTAGGGTTAGAGTGAATTGAGCTCTATATATTTtagttgaaaatataaaaaagtataaGCGTGCCTccgtaatttataatttgattggCGACTATTTCGAAAAATGTGtagtaaaaaaaagttgaaagatCTTACCCTTTGAAAAAACACACCTTTTTAAGTGTATTTGGACATTGTGTATTTGCACACAGTATGTGCAATAAATACTGCCCTTCTACCCTTTAGCTATTTCGGACTGTAAATAATACCTTGGTATTTCAAATTGAAAAGAATGAGAGGGCAAAGATTGAGACGTGAACAAGGATTTttttagagcaaccacatccaTAGCTTCAGATGTTTCAATCATGCAGGGATATCCTCCATCTATGATAAGGTGGcccacataaaaataaattaataaataaataaaacaaggaGAAAACACTCATCGAATTCGGGTATGACAACACAGACTCTTATCCATGGATGGTAAGACAAAACACTCATCAAATCAGTTCTTTTGCCAATGCAAAACTACCACATGGAAACCACTTAATTCCTGCCAATGTAATGGACCGCATTGCAACAAGCCcttagaaattatttttgggGAGACACTGAGCATCCAAAACACATACATCTCATCTCCTGGGAAACTATCACCAGATCAAAGCAACAGGGAGGAATGATCCTGGATGTGACTGCTTTATGTTTACATAAACATGAGTTCGTTTTTAGATACATCAATAGCATACAAAGTTGTCAATACTAGCCATCTTATTCAATGCCTCCAATCTTTGTCCAAGTTATACTATCTTATCTCCGGTATTAAATTATAAACTGGGATAAGTAATTGTTTTAAATCTAAATCTATTATCAAAAGGTATACGCAGGGCTGGCTCAAGCGTTTTGGAGGTCTAAGGCGAATTCTTCAAATGGGGCTTTATGCCTTtatgttatcacttaaataatatttaactagcattttatataataatttttttaaaatccattctttttactttttaatatgattttttttatttgagaaaatgctaaagttataacaaattttactacaaaccTATGTTGTAATGAATGTGATCAATGACGTGAGGCTTacaaaaatactagaaatattataaaatttacaacatgagaattgcaaaaatatattaccaatcacaaatattcaataaaaaatacattcaatagtttgttgaaattcatctatcatattcattgtcacttcaaattataaaaaatatagagaccACCACGCACCACTGGTGCagtgatcactccacaagtataaattcTTGTGGAGTATGGGGGGCAATGACTGAGATATAAGTTTCTAGAAAAGAGTTtcgcacacatatacacttagattatgttagagtaaaatttttattttgtataaaaataattaaataaatacaagtTATGTAGTagtatttatagtatttttaacaattttctctTCGATTTACTTGTGATTAGTAACACGTCTATTTGTAAGATCTATTTGTAAGacctatttattttaatttatcttatCTTTGTCTCTaacattacttaattttttgagctttcttaatagtgaaaaaaaaaatataaactaaaatattttaatatctcccaaaaatatttatctataaaaaaataaaaaaaaattgctcccACATTTGGGGCCTTCTGTAGTAAGGGGGCCCTAGGTGATGGCCAAATTGGCCTAACCCTAGGGCCAGCCCTGGGTATATCTAGCGCAAAATTCCTTGATCGTCTCAAACCGAAGATAAAACTGGAGAAAGGTCTGGCTATGAAGTATAATCCATTGAGTTGGAAATAGCACAATATATTGACGATGATCAAGTAGTTATTAGTTACATTACAGAGTCACTTGGAGAATTAAAGTGTTTTGGGATTAAATGGCCTCTGTGGCACCAAAGTGCAAGCAGAAAGCCCTATcccaattttatttctttgagtAGGATCTAACACTTACATTAAAACATTAGGGAGAGAGAATTCAGTAACCCTTTTTCTCAGCAATGCCAGCCTCTTCTTGGATATTTTTGTACAGAGACTCAACAAGATGAAGCAGGAACCCATCTGAGCCATGTTTCGCCAACAAGGAAATTGACACAGGAAGATTATCATACAGCCCTAGTGGTATGCTCACCTGTAGATATGCAGAAACAAAGGTCTTAAAAcaaacaaggaaaaagaaagaacgtCATGCCTCAcaacacacagagagagagagagagagagagagagagagagagagaacttggCAGAATCCAGATAATCCAGCAATTGACAGCAAGCTAAAAGCCTTGACTAAAAGAGCTTCTAATTGAATTGGATCACATTGTAGTTTTGGTGGAGGCTCTAAAACCGTGGGATATGCCAGGACACCACAATCCTGAAAAATCGTCATCCAGAAGAGTAACTCAAGATAGTGGAAAGTTGAATTCATTTATCAGAGATGATATCACTTCCTTTAGCTGCTACAGGTTGTtagtgagagaaaaagaaaagagatgcaGATATGGTGCTCTATACTTCCTAAAATTTACTCAATTTTGAAATACAAACATGTCATAACTATATGCAACTTTCACTACCCTCAccacttttcaaaaattttaaactccCGTTAGTACTTGTAGAAAGAATATGACTACAACTGTAATGGAAAACACCagtcaatataaatatatatatatatatatatatatatatatcttttttgacaaagaaaaaagaaaaaagcaacaTATGTAATTTGTTTAAAACAATCTGTAATTCttgaagaaaataatttcacTTTCACTTTGGGATGCATTTCCCAGAAATAGGCCTGATATTCCATCTTGTTTGTGTCAATAGCATGAAAACActtaccttttttctttttcaaattgtgTTTCACACATAAATAAATTGAAGCTAAATAGACTGAACAACTGCAATCACATCACTCCTAGTTCTGAAATTTGAATTAGAGAGAATTTGATTGAGATGTGTTTATaagataaaaagattaaaagaacAAATGTCTAAGtgaagaaattaatttttaatgcaTACAAAttatcttttactttttagtgCCTCTTTTGCCTCGAGGGTGTTTCTCTTTATGGAAGATGAGGGTGTGTCCTATAGAGGCATACAAGCACATATTGTCATCTCATAGACACATCCACGATCACATATTAAGCACCAagcttatttaaaaaaaaaaaaataattgtgggATTATGGGATTTCCATATTGACGATCCTAGTTTTGTTAAAACATTCAGCAGCATAGGAAAAGAGAGATTACCCCAAGAAGAGCATTAAGAGCAGCACGTAGTTCAGTCCTTACAGAGTGACAGACATCCACTTTTTCATCTGTTGTCCTAACGGCTTCCCATATCCTTTCTGACATTCCAGGACCCAAATTAGGTTTGACAGTACTGACCCATTCACCATGGAGTTTCTTGAATTCATACCTAAGCTTTGCAAAATTAGTAAGTTCAGGAACCAATGTTTATATAAGAACAGTATTTCTATCTAGAAAGATAAACACCAATATCACAGTTATCATTCAAGTCGTTTGAATCAATTAAGATACTGAAAATCAGCACCTTTGAAGCAGCCGCATGGCACTTGAACAGGCTGTCAAAGATGGTATATTGTGCTCTTGATCTGCAGTTTCCTCAGTCATAAATTGTTTTAAACTTGGAACTTTTTCCTTGACATAGTCCCCAAGGATTGCGTGCTTTACAAGATCACCTGCATTATTTGTGAAAAGCATGATGCGACATCTCATTCAGTGAAAAAAATACTTGTGCAAACATGGATGTGTTTGGAAACAGAAAAACAATGAAACAATACTATATGgcataaaattgataaagatctaagctttctctctttctctctgtagCATTTGAGAGGTCTCATTTGCCACATGATTAAGAAGACACTCTAGTAAATTACCATCTTTTTTAGGGTGATACTGCATAAATCCACTCTAGACAGGacttttgtaattaaaattctAACAAAACAAGATTGAATTATTTCAAATCTATATGATGTACGAACTTGTCCCACATATAGAACTATACAACCAACAAATTTATATAGTCAATGCACTAACCTCCAAAGAGCTTGTTCACTGATTTAAAAAGCGGTTCAGTAAGACGATGACTTGGAATGGCTGAAAGCTGGAAACAATCTTCAGCAATAATTATCTGGGAGGGATTGACAGGATCCACATCAGGTAATTGCATTAGTACTCGTCCAACTCTGTTCAAAATCACAGGATCCCTAGCAAACCATCCTGGATGAGAAATTGGTGTTAGAAAAAAGTATATGCCATTAAAAGGACCAAATAGATGAGGAATCACTAATCACACTATTAAACAAAATAGAAGCAATTTTGGTCATTCGACATTgaggaaaaactcaaaaaaacaGAAGTTTCTTGTTGCATCATTGTCTAAACCAATGTACCAATGTCAATAATATCATCACCATATGGCCATACCTTTCAGGTGCAGAGGTGAATTTGTTTTAGATACACACAATATTAAGTTTAGAAATTTCAAATCAAGCCATCAAATGGTCAGTTCCTTACCCATGCTATCAAAACTCTGTGCCATAGGAATAACTCCAATTGTAGAAACGACATCATGTGAAGGCCGAAAGCCAAGAATTCCACAGTATGATGCAGGTACTCTTACACTTCCTCCAGTGTCACTTCCTATGATAgaactttttgtttaaatttgctGAGGAAAATCCAAGAAACGTGAAAATTGTCCACGAAAGAAACTTGCCTAAGGCAAAATCAACAAGCTTTGCAGCAACAGCAACTGCTGATCCACTGGAAGATCCTCCAGGTATCCGATCAGGCGCACATGGATTTCTAGGTGTGCCATAATGTATATTTTCTCCTTCTATACTGTGAAAAATATGCGGTCCCTTCATTGATATGCCCAACAACTATGATATGAATATTAAAgggccctttttttttcaagatgaaTAACTAAGTGAGGCCTCAACTATTTAGTAAGCGATTAGAAACTAGGCAGACATGTATTTTTTCAGTATCATATTTCATGTTCCatgtgaaaaaatttgtttagaCCATATGTTATACATAGAGATATGTTGATAATC comes from Castanea sativa cultivar Marrone di Chiusa Pesio chromosome 3, ASM4071231v1 and encodes:
- the LOC142627951 gene encoding amidase 1-like, whose translation is MAKDSDYGAFMEKFVLQPSPSAQELPLSALTFAVKDLYDVDGYVTGFGNPDWARTHPAATSTAPAVLSVLRAGATCIGKTVMDEMAYSIEGENIHYGTPRNPCAPDRIPGGSSSGSAVAVAAKLVDFALGSDTGGSVRVPASYCGILGFRPSHDVVSTIGVIPMAQSFDSMGWFARDPVILNRVGRVLMQLPDVDPVNPSQIIIAEDCFQLSAIPSHRLTEPLFKSVNKLFGGDLVKHAILGDYVKEKVPSLKQFMTEETADQEHNIPSLTACSSAMRLLQRYEFKKLHGEWVSTVKPNLGPGMSERIWEAVRTTDEKVDVCHSVRTELRAALNALLGDCGVLAYPTVLEPPPKLQCDPIQLEALLVKAFSLLSIAGLSGFCQVSIPLGLYDNLPVSISLLAKHGSDGFLLHLVESLYKNIQEEAGIAEKKGY